From a single Nicotiana tomentosiformis chromosome 2, ASM39032v3, whole genome shotgun sequence genomic region:
- the LOC104085343 gene encoding coilin-like isoform X1 — protein sequence MGESVRVRLIFKERHILSELQEKSEGLRHSWFLLKPQQHRTIYDLSSSVLHTFQLHHSCPHGLLLSMDGFVLPPFESTCILKDNSIVSVKKKGGVLAIEGNDTPNIAENIRIVEKQPVNTGQLLLANEEEFDNESGGYESEEPEDEYEDKEEGADPVKHTSAHLENALGCNVISKKRKASETLPSSKKKKHYSEVAEEVVEQTKKAQQDLTGKKSLCKQKKVADPDSKDVDNNKGSAESSKVNDSICGMKRNNKFQEKGVENVEEIPKPERVKKGPSRSARRQYAKRQWLQEMIKIYKQHAASESEGPQKGKELQANAGRRAGKLHSKWHVDGETDGRPRGRGNWKQQQNKAKNQEVIGQPKGLLHWKQLREEDKGRNTNRQEQTNENSTLCEKPGQHSDVEDEVVPDQALQQDQVQEVGSAIVCIMMFCLLISLEFLYIIQSKSSRYQASSCQV from the exons ATGGGGGAGAGCGTAAGGGTTCGATTGATATTTAAGGAGCGGCACATTCTCAGCGAATTACAGGAGAAATCAGAGGGTCTGAGGCATAGTTGGTTCCTTCTCAAACCCCAACAGCACAGAACCATCTATGACCTCTCCTCTTCTGTTCTACACACTTTTCAGCTCCATCACTCTTGTCCTCATGGCCTTCTCCTCTCT ATGGATGGCTTTGTCTTGCCCCCTTTTGAATCAACTTGTATCTTGAAGGATAATTCTATAGTCAG TGTGAAGAAGAAAGGAGGTGTTTTAGCCATTGAAGGAAATGATACACCTAATATAGCTGAGAATATCAGAATTGTTGAGAAGCAACCAGTAAACACTGGACAATTGCTGTTGGCGAACGAGGAGGAGTTTGACAATGAATCTGGAGGTTATGAGAGTGAAGAGCCCGAAGATGAGTATGAAGACAAGGAAGAAGGAGCTGACCCAGTAAAACATACTAGTGCACATCTGGAAAATGCTTTGGGTTGTAACGTGATCTCCAAGAAAAGAAAGGCATCGGAAACACTTCCTAGCTCGAA GAAGAAGAAGCATTATTCTGAAGTTGCAGAGGAGGTTGTTGAACAGACCAAGAAAGCTCAACAAGATCTCACAGGCAAGAAGAGTCTTTGCAAGCAAAAGAAGGTAGCTGATCCGGATAGCAAAGATGTGGATAATAACAAAGGAAGTGCTGAAAGTAGCAAGGTTAATGACAGCATTTGCGGCATGAAGAG AAATAACAAGTTTCAAGAGAAAGGCGTGGAGAATGTGGAGGAAATCCCCAAGCCTGAGCGTGTTAAAAAG GGCCCTAGTAGAAGTGCTCGGAGACAATATGCGAAAAGGCAATGGTTGCAAGAAATGATCAAAATTTACAAGCAGCATGCAGCTTCCGAATCAGAGGGACCT CAAAAGGGGAAGGAATTGCAGGCTAATGCTGGAAGAAGAGCTGGTAAACTGCATTCAAAGTGGCATGTTGATGGTGAGACTGATGGCAGACCAAGGGGACGT GGGAATTGGAAGCAGCAGCAAAATAAAGCTAAAAATCAAGAAGTGATTGGCCAACCAAAAGGACTT CTACACTGGAAGCAATTGCGCGAAGAAGATAAGGGTAGAAATACAAACAGACAAGAGCAGACGAATGAAAATAGCACTTTGTGTGAAAAACCAGGTCAACACAGTGATGTGGAGGATGAAGTTGTTCCAG ATCAAGCTTTGCAGCAGGATCAAGTGCAAGAGGTAGGTTCGGCCATAGTTTGTATTATGATGTTCTGCCTACTGATTTCTCTTGAATTTCTATATATAATTCAAAGCAAGAGTTCTAGATAccaagctagc AGTTGTCAAGTATAG
- the LOC104085343 gene encoding coilin-like isoform X2, producing the protein MGESVRVRLIFKERHILSELQEKSEGLRHSWFLLKPQQHRTIYDLSSSVLHTFQLHHSCPHGLLLSMDGFVLPPFESTCILKDNSIVSVKKKGGVLAIEGNDTPNIAENIRIVEKQPVNTGQLLLANEEEFDNESGGYESEEPEDEYEDKEEGADPVKHTSAHLENALGCNVISKKRKASETLPSSKKKKHYSEVAEEVVEQTKKAQQDLTGKKSLCKQKKVADPDSKDVDNNKGSAESSKVNDSICGMKRNNKFQEKGVENVEEIPKPERVKKGPSRSARRQYAKRQWLQEMIKIYKQHAASESEGPANAGRRAGKLHSKWHVDGETDGRPRGRGNWKQQQNKAKNQEVIGQPKGLLHWKQLREEDKGRNTNRQEQTNENSTLCEKPGQHSDVEDEVVPDQALQQDQVQEVGSAIVCIMMFCLLISLEFLYIIQSKSSRYQASSCQV; encoded by the exons ATGGGGGAGAGCGTAAGGGTTCGATTGATATTTAAGGAGCGGCACATTCTCAGCGAATTACAGGAGAAATCAGAGGGTCTGAGGCATAGTTGGTTCCTTCTCAAACCCCAACAGCACAGAACCATCTATGACCTCTCCTCTTCTGTTCTACACACTTTTCAGCTCCATCACTCTTGTCCTCATGGCCTTCTCCTCTCT ATGGATGGCTTTGTCTTGCCCCCTTTTGAATCAACTTGTATCTTGAAGGATAATTCTATAGTCAG TGTGAAGAAGAAAGGAGGTGTTTTAGCCATTGAAGGAAATGATACACCTAATATAGCTGAGAATATCAGAATTGTTGAGAAGCAACCAGTAAACACTGGACAATTGCTGTTGGCGAACGAGGAGGAGTTTGACAATGAATCTGGAGGTTATGAGAGTGAAGAGCCCGAAGATGAGTATGAAGACAAGGAAGAAGGAGCTGACCCAGTAAAACATACTAGTGCACATCTGGAAAATGCTTTGGGTTGTAACGTGATCTCCAAGAAAAGAAAGGCATCGGAAACACTTCCTAGCTCGAA GAAGAAGAAGCATTATTCTGAAGTTGCAGAGGAGGTTGTTGAACAGACCAAGAAAGCTCAACAAGATCTCACAGGCAAGAAGAGTCTTTGCAAGCAAAAGAAGGTAGCTGATCCGGATAGCAAAGATGTGGATAATAACAAAGGAAGTGCTGAAAGTAGCAAGGTTAATGACAGCATTTGCGGCATGAAGAG AAATAACAAGTTTCAAGAGAAAGGCGTGGAGAATGTGGAGGAAATCCCCAAGCCTGAGCGTGTTAAAAAG GGCCCTAGTAGAAGTGCTCGGAGACAATATGCGAAAAGGCAATGGTTGCAAGAAATGATCAAAATTTACAAGCAGCATGCAGCTTCCGAATCAGAGGGACCT GCTAATGCTGGAAGAAGAGCTGGTAAACTGCATTCAAAGTGGCATGTTGATGGTGAGACTGATGGCAGACCAAGGGGACGT GGGAATTGGAAGCAGCAGCAAAATAAAGCTAAAAATCAAGAAGTGATTGGCCAACCAAAAGGACTT CTACACTGGAAGCAATTGCGCGAAGAAGATAAGGGTAGAAATACAAACAGACAAGAGCAGACGAATGAAAATAGCACTTTGTGTGAAAAACCAGGTCAACACAGTGATGTGGAGGATGAAGTTGTTCCAG ATCAAGCTTTGCAGCAGGATCAAGTGCAAGAGGTAGGTTCGGCCATAGTTTGTATTATGATGTTCTGCCTACTGATTTCTCTTGAATTTCTATATATAATTCAAAGCAAGAGTTCTAGATAccaagctagc AGTTGTCAAGTATAG
- the LOC104085343 gene encoding coilin-like isoform X3, with translation MGESVRVRLIFKERHILSELQEKSEGLRHSWFLLKPQQHRTIYDLSSSVLHTFQLHHSCPHGLLLSMDGFVLPPFESTCILKDNSIVSVKKKGGVLAIEGNDTPNIAENIRIVEKQPVNTGQLLLANEEEFDNESGGYESEEPEDEYEDKEEGADPVKHTSAHLENALGCNVISKKRKASETLPSSKKKKHYSEVAEEVVEQTKKAQQDLTGKKSLCKQKKVADPDSKDVDNNKGSAESSKVNDSICGMKRNNKFQEKGVENVEEIPKPERVKKGPSRSARRQYAKRQWLQEMIKIYKQHAASESEGPQKGKELQANAGRRAGKLHSKWHVDGETDGRPRGRGNWKQQQNKAKNQEVIGQPKGLLHWKQLREEDKGRNTNRQEQTNENSTLCEKPGQHSDVEDEVVPDQALQQDQVQEKME, from the exons ATGGGGGAGAGCGTAAGGGTTCGATTGATATTTAAGGAGCGGCACATTCTCAGCGAATTACAGGAGAAATCAGAGGGTCTGAGGCATAGTTGGTTCCTTCTCAAACCCCAACAGCACAGAACCATCTATGACCTCTCCTCTTCTGTTCTACACACTTTTCAGCTCCATCACTCTTGTCCTCATGGCCTTCTCCTCTCT ATGGATGGCTTTGTCTTGCCCCCTTTTGAATCAACTTGTATCTTGAAGGATAATTCTATAGTCAG TGTGAAGAAGAAAGGAGGTGTTTTAGCCATTGAAGGAAATGATACACCTAATATAGCTGAGAATATCAGAATTGTTGAGAAGCAACCAGTAAACACTGGACAATTGCTGTTGGCGAACGAGGAGGAGTTTGACAATGAATCTGGAGGTTATGAGAGTGAAGAGCCCGAAGATGAGTATGAAGACAAGGAAGAAGGAGCTGACCCAGTAAAACATACTAGTGCACATCTGGAAAATGCTTTGGGTTGTAACGTGATCTCCAAGAAAAGAAAGGCATCGGAAACACTTCCTAGCTCGAA GAAGAAGAAGCATTATTCTGAAGTTGCAGAGGAGGTTGTTGAACAGACCAAGAAAGCTCAACAAGATCTCACAGGCAAGAAGAGTCTTTGCAAGCAAAAGAAGGTAGCTGATCCGGATAGCAAAGATGTGGATAATAACAAAGGAAGTGCTGAAAGTAGCAAGGTTAATGACAGCATTTGCGGCATGAAGAG AAATAACAAGTTTCAAGAGAAAGGCGTGGAGAATGTGGAGGAAATCCCCAAGCCTGAGCGTGTTAAAAAG GGCCCTAGTAGAAGTGCTCGGAGACAATATGCGAAAAGGCAATGGTTGCAAGAAATGATCAAAATTTACAAGCAGCATGCAGCTTCCGAATCAGAGGGACCT CAAAAGGGGAAGGAATTGCAGGCTAATGCTGGAAGAAGAGCTGGTAAACTGCATTCAAAGTGGCATGTTGATGGTGAGACTGATGGCAGACCAAGGGGACGT GGGAATTGGAAGCAGCAGCAAAATAAAGCTAAAAATCAAGAAGTGATTGGCCAACCAAAAGGACTT CTACACTGGAAGCAATTGCGCGAAGAAGATAAGGGTAGAAATACAAACAGACAAGAGCAGACGAATGAAAATAGCACTTTGTGTGAAAAACCAGGTCAACACAGTGATGTGGAGGATGAAGTTGTTCCAG ATCAAGCTTTGCAGCAGGATCAAGTGCAAGAG AAAATGGAGTAA
- the LOC117272960 gene encoding microtubule-destabilizing protein 60-like isoform X2 has product MDSNGKSIRLTPKKCSKNSENLNPNVEQHSPYLSKSSKSLSMAKSAKKPQNSVSRNPNANQLASPSPKNKIRQRKFVIAKKKKYNSDIVNPSVACCKCNKAGGGEKKKCLCVAYESLRASQEEFFKNRCGNEHEESEIEKLDNVNGAEIGNEEGMSNESLTQSIETVELGDRCVADEMEERANEDVGSGERSGGTIKRRRERLLEEARQSVSESGKVMHLVKAFEKLLSIPKTKECEGEKETEDSGKGQKRALPGLQPSKIPATQMSSSLFCPSDFFLTSESLGLDSRRASSLDSSHGSFSISSRTSGGGRRSRHNSAESSGTFTRRNWKRRQLKATSQKPFKLRTEERGKCKEEEFLEKVQQMAEEEEKQRIPVAQGLPWTTDEPECLPKPPVKESTRPVDLVLHSDIRAVERAEFDHQVAEKLSLFEQYKMERERQQRMAEEEEIRRLRKELVPKAQPMPYFDRPFIPTR; this is encoded by the exons ATGGATTCAAACGGCAAATCCATTAGACTTACGCCTAaaaaatgctccaaaaattcagaGAATCTGAACCCCAATGTGGAACAACACAGTCCTTATTTGTCAAAATCTTCTAAATCACTATCAATGGCAAAATCGGCGAAGAAACCCCAAAATTCAGTATCCAGAAACCCTAACGCAAATCAATTGGCTTCGCCTTCTCCCAAAAACAAAATTCGTCAAAGGAAGTTTGTGATCGCAAAGAAGAAGAAGTATAATAGTGATATTGTGAACCCTTCAGTGGCTTGTTGTAAGTGTAATAAGGCTGGTGGTGGTGAGAAAAAGAAGTGCCTTTGTGTTGCTTATGAGAGCCTCAGGGCTTCTCAAGAAGAGTTTTTCAAGAATCGCTGTGGAAATGAACACGAAGAAAGTGAAATAGAGAAGTTGGATAATGTAAATGGGGCTGAAATTGGCAATGAAGAAGGAATGAGTAACGAGTCCTTGACTCAAAGCATTGAGACTGTGGAACTGGGTGATCGTTGTGTGGCTGACGAAATGGAGGAAAGGGCAAACGAGGATGTGGGTTCGGGTGAAAGGAGCGGTGGAACTATAAAGAGGAGGAGGGAGAGGTTGCTGGAAGAAGCAAGACAAAGTGTATCTGAATCGGGAAAAGTGATGCATTTAGTTAAGGCTTTTGAGAAGCTTCTTTCGATACCAAAAACAAAGGAGTGTGAAGGGGAAAAGGAAACAGAAGATTCTGGAAAGGGACAAAAAAGGGCATTGCCTGGCTTACAACCTTCGAAGATTCCTGCGACACAGATGTCTTCTTCTTTGTTTTGTCCATCAGATTTTTTCCTCACCTCTGAGAGTTTAGGCTTGGATTCACGTCGTGCCTCCTCATTGGATAGCAGCCACGGAAG CTTCAGTATTTCAAGCAGGACTTCAGGTGGTGGTCGAAGGAGCAGACACAAT AGCGCTGAATCATCAGGCACATTTACTAGAAGAAACTGGAAGAGAAGGCAGCTCAAAGCGACCTCACAAAAGCCCTTCAAACTTAGAACTGAG GAAAGGGGAAAATGTAAGGAGGAAGAATTTTTAGAGAAGGTGCAACAAATGGCGGAGGAAGAGGAGAAACAGCGGATACCAGTTGCACAAGGCCTTCCATGGACAACAGATGAGCCAGAG TGTTTGCCAAAGCCTCCTGTAAAAGAGAGCACAAGGCCAGTTGATCTGGTGCTGCACAGTGATATTAGGGCAGTTGAACGTGCTGAGTTTGACCATCAG GTGGCAGAAAAATTGAGCCTTTTTGAACAATACAAGATGGAAAGAGAGAGACAACAGAGG ATGGCCGAGGAAGAAGAAATTAGGAGGCTGAGAAAGGAACTTGTTCCAAAAGCTCAACCAATGCCCTACTTTGACAGACCTTTCATTCCTACAAGGTAA
- the LOC117272960 gene encoding microtubule-destabilizing protein 60-like isoform X1 — protein sequence MDSNGKSIRLTPKKCSKNSENLNPNVEQHSPYLSKSSKSLSMAKSAKKPQNSVSRNPNANQLASPSPKNKIRQRKFVIAKKKKYNSDIVNPSVACCKCNKAGGGEKKKCLCVAYESLRASQEEFFKNRCGNEHEESEIEKLDNVNGAEIGNEEGMSNESLTQSIETVELGDRCVADEMEERANEDVGSGERSGGTIKRRRERLLEEARQSVSESGKVMHLVKAFEKLLSIPKTKECEGEKETEDSGKGQKRALPGLQPSKIPATQMSSSLFCPSDFFLTSESLGLDSRRASSLDSSHGSFSISSRTSGGGRRSRHNSAESSGTFTRRNWKRRQLKATSQKPFKLRTEERGKCKEEEFLEKVQQMAEEEEKQRIPVAQGLPWTTDEPECLPKPPVKESTRPVDLVLHSDIRAVERAEFDHQVAEKLSLFEQYKMERERQQRMAEEEEIRRLRKELVPKAQPMPYFDRPFIPTRKWRSKPLGTTQ from the exons ATGGATTCAAACGGCAAATCCATTAGACTTACGCCTAaaaaatgctccaaaaattcagaGAATCTGAACCCCAATGTGGAACAACACAGTCCTTATTTGTCAAAATCTTCTAAATCACTATCAATGGCAAAATCGGCGAAGAAACCCCAAAATTCAGTATCCAGAAACCCTAACGCAAATCAATTGGCTTCGCCTTCTCCCAAAAACAAAATTCGTCAAAGGAAGTTTGTGATCGCAAAGAAGAAGAAGTATAATAGTGATATTGTGAACCCTTCAGTGGCTTGTTGTAAGTGTAATAAGGCTGGTGGTGGTGAGAAAAAGAAGTGCCTTTGTGTTGCTTATGAGAGCCTCAGGGCTTCTCAAGAAGAGTTTTTCAAGAATCGCTGTGGAAATGAACACGAAGAAAGTGAAATAGAGAAGTTGGATAATGTAAATGGGGCTGAAATTGGCAATGAAGAAGGAATGAGTAACGAGTCCTTGACTCAAAGCATTGAGACTGTGGAACTGGGTGATCGTTGTGTGGCTGACGAAATGGAGGAAAGGGCAAACGAGGATGTGGGTTCGGGTGAAAGGAGCGGTGGAACTATAAAGAGGAGGAGGGAGAGGTTGCTGGAAGAAGCAAGACAAAGTGTATCTGAATCGGGAAAAGTGATGCATTTAGTTAAGGCTTTTGAGAAGCTTCTTTCGATACCAAAAACAAAGGAGTGTGAAGGGGAAAAGGAAACAGAAGATTCTGGAAAGGGACAAAAAAGGGCATTGCCTGGCTTACAACCTTCGAAGATTCCTGCGACACAGATGTCTTCTTCTTTGTTTTGTCCATCAGATTTTTTCCTCACCTCTGAGAGTTTAGGCTTGGATTCACGTCGTGCCTCCTCATTGGATAGCAGCCACGGAAG CTTCAGTATTTCAAGCAGGACTTCAGGTGGTGGTCGAAGGAGCAGACACAAT AGCGCTGAATCATCAGGCACATTTACTAGAAGAAACTGGAAGAGAAGGCAGCTCAAAGCGACCTCACAAAAGCCCTTCAAACTTAGAACTGAG GAAAGGGGAAAATGTAAGGAGGAAGAATTTTTAGAGAAGGTGCAACAAATGGCGGAGGAAGAGGAGAAACAGCGGATACCAGTTGCACAAGGCCTTCCATGGACAACAGATGAGCCAGAG TGTTTGCCAAAGCCTCCTGTAAAAGAGAGCACAAGGCCAGTTGATCTGGTGCTGCACAGTGATATTAGGGCAGTTGAACGTGCTGAGTTTGACCATCAG GTGGCAGAAAAATTGAGCCTTTTTGAACAATACAAGATGGAAAGAGAGAGACAACAGAGG ATGGCCGAGGAAGAAGAAATTAGGAGGCTGAGAAAGGAACTTGTTCCAAAAGCTCAACCAATGCCCTACTTTGACAGACCTTTCATTCCTACAAG AAAATGGAGGAGTAAACCTCTGGGAACAACTCAGTGA
- the LOC138905576 gene encoding uncharacterized protein, whose amino-acid sequence MTFSATKKAKLSVTYSKRLREVTEDDITFTEEDADGLLLPHNDALVISLNVLDFKIKRVLVDPGCSANIIQWKLLEQAKLTGSIIPATKLLVGFNLASVITQGEILLLTDAEGVTKTNLFEAVDGYMGYNIILDRPWLYEMKAVPSTNHQLLKFPTPEGIKQIRGDQHATREMNAISVSNSKGKELNT is encoded by the coding sequence ATGACTTTCTCGGCAACCAAGAAGGCAAAGTTATCAGTGACTTAtagcaagagactccgggaagtcacCGAAGACGACATCACCTTCACGGAAGAAGACGCTGATGGACTTCTTCTGCCGCACAacgatgccctggtaatttctcttaatgttctagatttcaagattaaacgtgttttggttgacccaggatgttcagccaacatcattcaatggaAGTTACTGGAACAAGCCAAACttaccggaagcatcattccggcaacaaagctcctcgtCGGGTTCAACTTAGCGAGTGTGATAACCCAGGGGGAGATCTTGCTGCTCACGGATGCCGAAGGTGTTACGAAGACCAACTTATTTGAAGCGGTGGATGGCTACATGGGCTATAACATAATTCTCGACAGACCGTGGCTATATGAGATGAAGGCCGTACCATCGACAAATCACcaacttctgaaattcccaactccagagggaattaaacaaataagaggagatcaacaTGCAACAAGGGAAATGAACGCGATATCGGTTTCCAACAGTAAAGGGAAGGAACTCaacacatag
- the LOC104085345 gene encoding microtubule-destabilizing protein 60-like, producing the protein MDSNGKSAILTPKKCSKNSENMNPNVEQHSPYLSKSSKSPSMAKSAKKTQNSVSRNPNANQLVSPSPKNKIRQRKFVIAKKKKCNSDSLNPSVACCKCNKAGGGEKKKCLCVAYESLRASQEEFFKNRGGNEHEESETEKLDKVNSVEIGNGEGMSNESLTQKLNVRLNKVDEEGTIPVSISEAELVESGDCCVTDELAERAKEDVGLGEMSSGTIKRRRERLLEEARQSVPESGKVLHLVKAFEKLLSMPKTKECEEEKGEKDEKVAEDCCKEQNWALPGLQPPKIPETQVSSSSFCPLDFFLTSKSLGLDSRHASSLDSSHGSFSISSRTSGGGRRGRHNGAESSGTFARRNRKRTQCRATSQKPFKLRTEERGKCKEEEFLKKVQQMAEEEEKQRIPIAQGLPWTTDEPECLPKPPVKESTRPVDLVLHSDIRAVERADFDHQVAEKLSLIEQYKMERERLQKMAEEEEIRRLRKELVPKAQPMPYFDRPFIPRRSTKDPTIPREPKFHMPEHKKIKCCMSWNDIYVHTQQQ; encoded by the exons ATGGATTCAAACGGCAAATCCGCTATACTTACGCCTAaaaaatgctccaaaaattctgAAAATATGAACCCCAATGTGGAACAGCACAGTCCTTATTTGTCTAAATCTTCTAAATCTCCATCAATGGCAAAATCAGCGAAAAAAACCCAAAATTCAGTATCCAGAAACCCTAACGCAAATCAATTGGTTTCGCCTTCTCCCAAAAACAAAATTCGTCAAAGGAAGTTTGTGATCGCAAAGAAGAAGAAGTGTAATAGTGATAGTTTGAACCCTTCAGTGGCTTGTTGTAAGTGTAATAAGGCTGGCGGTGGTGAGAAAAAGAAGTGTCTTTGTGTTGCATATGAGAGCCTCAGGGCTTCTCAAGAAGAGTTTTTCAAGAATCGCGGTGGAAATGAACACGAAGAAAGTGAAACCGAGAAGTTGGATAAGGTAAATAGTGTTGAAATTGGCAATGGAGAAGGAATGAGTAACGAGTCATTGACTCAAAAACTGAACGTGAGGCTGAATAAAGTAGACGAGGAGGGTACAATTCCTGTTTCAATTTCCGAGGCTGAATTAGTTGAATCGGGTGATTGTTGTGTAACAGATGAATTGGCAGAAAGAGCAAAGGAAGACGTGGGGTTGGGTGAAATGAGTAGTGGGACAATAAAAAGGAGAAGGGAAAGATTGTTGGAAGAAGCTAGACAAAGTGTACCTGAATCAGGAAAAGTGTTGCATTTAGTTAAGGCTTTTGAGAAGCTTCTTTCGATGCCAAAAACAAAAGAGTGTGAGGAGGAGAAAGGGGAAAAAGATGAAAAGGTAGCAGAAGATTGTTGCAAGGAACAAAACTGGGCATTGCCTGGCTTACAGCCTCCCAAAATTCCAGAGACACAAGTGTCTTCTTCTTCGTTCTGTCCATTGGATTTTTTCCTCACCTCTAAGAGTTTAGGCTTGGATTCGCGTCATGCCTCCTCATTGGATAGCAGCCACGGAAG CTTCAGTATTTCAAGCAGGACTTCAGGTGGTGGTCGAAGGGGCAGACACAAT GGCGCTGAATCATCAGGAACATTTGCTAGAAGAAACCGGAAGAGAACGCAGTGTAGAGCGACCTCCCAAAAGCCCTTCAAACTTAGAACTGAG GAAAGGGGAAAATGTAAGGAGGAAGAGTTTTTAAAGAAGGTGCAACAAATGGCAGAGGAAGAGGAGAAACAGCGGATACCAATTGCACAAGGCCTTCCATGGACAACAGATGAGCCAGAG TGTTTGCCAAAGCCTCCTGTAAAAGAGAGCACAAGGCCAGTTGATCTGGTGCTGCACAGTGACATTAGGGCAGTTGAACGTGCTGATTTTGATCATCAG GTGGCAGAAAAATTGAGCCTTATTGAACAATACAAGATGGAAAGAGAGAGACTACAGAAG ATGGCCGAGGAAGAAGAAATTAGGAGGCTGAGGAAGGAACTTGTTCCAAAAGCTCAACCAATGCCCTACTTTGACAGACCTTTCATTCCTAGAAG GTCAACAAAAGATCCCACCATTCCAAGAGAGCCAAAGTTCCATATGCCTGAACATAAGAAGATCAAGTGCTGCATGTCTTGGAATGATATATATGTACATACCCAACAACAGTGA